A portion of the Shimia isoporae genome contains these proteins:
- a CDS encoding sn-glycerol-3-phosphate import ATP-binding protein UgpC — MASITLKDLVKTYAQTEVLHHIDGEIRDGELIVIVGPSGCGKSTLLRMVAGLESVTGGEISIGDRVVNDLEPADRDIAMVFQNYALYPHMSVRENMAYGLKIRKIGKAEIARRVEEAADILEIKPYLERKPRQLSGGQRQRVAMGRAIVRDPQVFLFDEPLSNLDAKLRVQMRLEIRKLQQRLGVTAIYVTHDQVEAMTLGDRLMVLNGGYVEQFGTPIELYDRPATTFVAGFIGSPSMNFLPALSAGTMVKLGNGVEVETQTPVDGAVTLGVRPEHLRKDDRGPIAVVVQLFEQLGANTLLHGMLSGTETEVVISLQGHVTVEAETEMRFSAAPESWHLFDAESGRRIDGRRE; from the coding sequence ATGGCATCCATTACTCTAAAAGACCTCGTGAAGACTTATGCCCAGACCGAGGTTCTGCATCACATAGATGGCGAAATCCGAGATGGCGAACTGATCGTGATCGTTGGGCCGTCGGGATGTGGCAAGTCCACGCTGTTGCGCATGGTGGCGGGTCTGGAAAGCGTTACCGGTGGCGAAATCTCGATTGGCGATCGGGTTGTGAACGATCTGGAACCAGCTGATAGGGACATCGCGATGGTGTTCCAAAACTATGCGCTGTACCCACACATGAGCGTCCGGGAAAATATGGCGTACGGTTTGAAAATCCGGAAAATAGGCAAGGCTGAAATCGCGCGCCGGGTCGAGGAAGCCGCCGACATTCTGGAGATCAAACCCTACCTGGAGCGCAAGCCGCGCCAGCTTTCGGGAGGTCAGCGCCAGCGTGTTGCGATGGGGCGGGCAATCGTGCGCGATCCGCAGGTGTTCCTGTTTGACGAGCCGCTTTCCAATCTCGATGCCAAGCTGCGTGTGCAGATGCGCTTGGAGATCCGCAAGTTGCAACAGCGCCTTGGGGTGACCGCGATATATGTCACCCACGACCAGGTCGAAGCGATGACGCTGGGCGACCGCTTGATGGTGCTGAATGGCGGCTACGTCGAACAGTTTGGTACGCCGATTGAGCTTTATGACCGTCCTGCGACAACGTTTGTTGCGGGGTTTATTGGTAGCCCGTCGATGAATTTCCTGCCCGCTCTCAGTGCTGGAACCATGGTGAAGTTGGGCAATGGCGTCGAAGTCGAGACCCAGACGCCTGTGGATGGCGCTGTGACACTTGGTGTGCGGCCTGAACATCTGCGGAAAGATGATCGTGGGCCGATTGCGGTCGTGGTGCAACTGTTCGAACAGCTTGGTGCGAATACATTGCTACACGGAATGCTTTCGGGCACTGAAACGGAAGTTGTGATCAGCCTGCAAGGGCATGTCACTGTTGAAGCTGAAACAGAAATGCGGTTTTCGGCTGCGCCTGAAAGCTGGCATCTGTTTGATGCGGAAAGCGGGCGGCGAATAGATGGCCGACGAGAGTAG
- a CDS encoding NAD-dependent epimerase/dehydratase family protein, whose translation MSTLDPNRPIRAALLGAGYIADWHAGAIKATPGVELVAVCDRSQAAAEALAHSYGITPYTDLDAMLAANVADAIHIVTPPQTHRFLAETCLRGGAHVLVEKPVALSGSETREIADIATQTGRTFAAGHNFIGTPGYQRLKTRLEAGEIGRVAAAEINWHFPLAPLRSGPFGLWLLHEPKNLLLELGPHLFAFAVDLFGSVDVHHVALSKPVAIPGDTTRPQGFRILASAGDVSITINLSLVETMDDRSVTLHGSTATARYDYAHDVLVVDAENAADIVANPFLRQMGLAAQHLREGVVNGTRQLVSLNRKSPYGLSFAGLSGAFYTSIRSGRPLDARFDGTSAIKVMTAIDEAIALLPAGEKKPKPASRKKPKPTVLIIGGTGFIGRALTRAWVDKGRDVRVLSRGQNGPFDDIADHVELFGASLSDPEQLSTAFDGIEIAYHLGKSMDATWDAALKNDVEVTENIARAANAAGVQRFIYTGTIASYDMSDPDVTITEDTDFGEMEARNIYARSKAECEARLLEMHRRHALPLVIARPGIVVGHGGPLQHWGIGRWHGAGAVRIWGNGKHIIPFVLNDDVAEALVLMAEVDAALGETFNLVGEPMLSARDYFDAIAARLGARIKVKPSHLAVLYSTATVKYWLKKNVFRRGGLSNPSLADWRSRAHFSPFDNSQPKRVLGWRPESRRDVFLDKAIDEANLLGF comes from the coding sequence ATGAGCACCCTAGATCCCAACCGTCCCATCCGTGCAGCCCTTCTTGGCGCAGGCTACATTGCCGACTGGCATGCCGGGGCGATCAAGGCGACACCCGGGGTAGAACTGGTCGCTGTTTGTGACCGCTCACAAGCAGCAGCAGAAGCTTTGGCGCATTCCTATGGCATCACGCCTTACACCGATCTGGATGCCATGTTGGCCGCCAATGTGGCGGACGCCATCCATATCGTAACACCACCGCAGACGCACCGTTTCTTGGCCGAAACCTGTCTGCGCGGCGGCGCGCATGTGCTGGTGGAAAAACCGGTGGCGCTTTCGGGATCAGAAACCCGCGAAATCGCCGACATTGCCACGCAAACAGGCCGGACCTTTGCCGCTGGTCACAACTTTATTGGCACGCCAGGTTATCAGCGCCTGAAAACCCGGCTCGAAGCCGGCGAAATCGGCCGTGTTGCTGCCGCCGAAATCAACTGGCACTTCCCGCTTGCGCCGCTGCGCTCGGGGCCCTTTGGCCTGTGGCTGTTGCATGAACCCAAAAACCTCTTGCTCGAACTGGGACCGCATCTTTTTGCGTTCGCCGTCGACCTTTTTGGTTCCGTCGACGTGCATCATGTTGCGCTTTCCAAACCCGTCGCGATTCCGGGCGACACCACCCGTCCGCAAGGTTTCCGCATCCTTGCAAGCGCAGGTGATGTCAGCATCACGATCAACCTGTCTTTGGTGGAAACAATGGACGACCGGTCCGTGACTTTGCACGGGTCGACCGCCACTGCGCGATACGACTACGCGCATGACGTACTTGTGGTCGACGCTGAAAACGCAGCCGACATCGTTGCAAATCCTTTCCTGCGCCAAATGGGTCTTGCGGCCCAGCATCTGCGTGAAGGCGTCGTGAATGGAACACGGCAGCTTGTATCGCTGAACCGCAAGTCGCCCTACGGACTCAGTTTTGCCGGACTATCCGGCGCCTTCTATACCTCGATCCGCTCAGGACGCCCGTTGGACGCACGTTTTGACGGCACCAGCGCCATCAAGGTCATGACAGCCATTGACGAAGCAATTGCCTTGCTTCCCGCCGGCGAAAAGAAACCCAAACCCGCCAGCCGGAAAAAACCCAAGCCTACGGTTCTGATCATCGGCGGTACCGGATTTATCGGTCGCGCCCTGACCCGTGCGTGGGTCGACAAAGGCCGAGATGTGCGCGTGCTGTCCCGGGGCCAGAACGGACCCTTTGACGATATTGCGGATCACGTCGAACTGTTTGGCGCCTCCCTGTCTGACCCCGAGCAGCTTTCAACTGCTTTTGACGGTATCGAGATCGCCTACCACCTTGGCAAATCCATGGACGCCACTTGGGATGCCGCTCTGAAGAACGATGTCGAAGTCACCGAAAACATCGCCCGCGCCGCCAACGCTGCCGGCGTACAGCGCTTCATCTATACCGGCACGATCGCCAGCTATGACATGTCCGATCCGGACGTCACGATCACCGAAGACACGGATTTCGGGGAGATGGAGGCCCGCAATATCTATGCACGCTCCAAAGCTGAGTGCGAGGCGCGATTGCTGGAAATGCACCGAAGGCACGCCCTACCTCTCGTGATTGCGCGACCCGGCATTGTTGTCGGGCACGGCGGCCCACTGCAGCATTGGGGCATCGGTCGCTGGCACGGCGCAGGCGCTGTCCGCATCTGGGGCAACGGCAAACACATCATTCCATTTGTGCTGAACGACGACGTGGCGGAGGCTCTCGTTCTGATGGCCGAGGTTGACGCCGCACTGGGGGAAACATTCAACCTAGTGGGCGAGCCGATGTTGTCGGCGCGAGACTACTTCGATGCCATTGCGGCCCGCCTTGGCGCCCGTATCAAGGTCAAACCCAGCCATCTTGCTGTGCTTTATTCCACTGCAACTGTGAAATACTGGCTCAAAAAGAATGTGTTCCGCCGTGGCGGTCTGTCCAATCCATCACTGGCCGATTGGCGAAGCCGTGCGCATTTCTCTCCATTCGACAACAGCCAGCCGAAACGAGTCCTTGGCTGGCGTCCAGAAAGCCGCCGAGACGTGTTTCTGGACAAAGCGATTGATGAGGCCAATTTGCTTGGTTTCTGA
- the ugpB gene encoding sn-glycerol-3-phosphate ABC transporter substrate-binding protein UgpB, producing MTLSKALLASAAFGMVAGAAAAQTEVHWWHAMGGTNGERVEKMANDFNASQSEFKIIPTYKGNYTETMTAAVAAFRAKEHPHLVQVFEVGTATMMAAKGAVYPIEQMMNDAGEAFDRDAFLPAVISYYQTPEGELLSMPFNSSTPVMWYNADALAEAGVDVPKTWDDVMMASEKLGANGMDCGFSFGWQSWVMVENFSAWHDLPMGTKENGYAGFDTEFTFNNDKVAARLQTIADSSASKAFKYGGRRGDSLPMFTNGECAMWMNSSAYYGSIKTQAKFNYGQTMLPLDASIAEAPQNSIIGGATLWALTGHESEEYKGLAQFMTYLSSPEVQAWWHQETGYVPITTAAYELSKEQGFYDSNPGTDTAIQQLSLNTPTANSRGIRFGNFVQIRDIINEELEALWAGDKTATEALDAAAERGNALLRKFERAAM from the coding sequence ATGACCCTTTCGAAAGCCCTTCTTGCCAGCGCGGCGTTTGGCATGGTCGCGGGCGCAGCGGCTGCTCAGACCGAAGTTCACTGGTGGCACGCCATGGGCGGCACCAACGGCGAGCGCGTCGAAAAGATGGCGAACGACTTCAACGCCAGCCAGTCGGAATTCAAGATCATTCCGACCTACAAAGGCAACTACACCGAAACCATGACCGCTGCAGTTGCGGCGTTCCGTGCGAAAGAGCACCCGCATCTGGTTCAGGTTTTCGAAGTTGGCACAGCAACCATGATGGCCGCCAAAGGCGCGGTTTATCCGATTGAGCAGATGATGAACGATGCGGGCGAGGCATTTGACCGCGACGCATTCCTGCCGGCTGTGATCTCCTACTATCAGACACCGGAAGGCGAACTGCTCTCGATGCCGTTCAACAGCTCCACCCCGGTGATGTGGTACAACGCTGATGCTCTGGCAGAAGCCGGTGTTGACGTGCCGAAAACCTGGGACGACGTGATGATGGCGTCCGAAAAACTCGGCGCCAACGGCATGGACTGCGGTTTCTCATTTGGCTGGCAGAGCTGGGTCATGGTTGAGAACTTCTCCGCATGGCACGATCTGCCGATGGGTACCAAAGAGAACGGCTACGCCGGTTTTGATACCGAATTCACCTTCAACAACGACAAGGTCGCGGCACGCCTGCAGACCATCGCCGACAGCAGCGCCAGCAAAGCGTTTAAATACGGCGGTCGCCGCGGTGACTCCCTGCCGATGTTCACCAACGGTGAGTGCGCAATGTGGATGAATTCCTCCGCATACTACGGTTCGATCAAGACACAGGCGAAGTTCAACTACGGCCAGACCATGCTGCCGCTGGACGCTTCGATCGCCGAAGCGCCGCAGAACTCGATCATCGGCGGCGCGACCCTTTGGGCGCTGACCGGCCACGAAAGCGAAGAATACAAGGGTCTGGCACAGTTCATGACCTATCTTTCCTCGCCGGAAGTTCAGGCATGGTGGCATCAGGAAACTGGTTATGTGCCGATCACAACTGCTGCGTACGAACTGTCCAAAGAGCAGGGTTTCTATGACAGCAACCCCGGCACCGACACCGCGATCCAGCAGTTGAGCCTGAACACACCGACGGCAAACTCCCGCGGCATCCGTTTCGGCAACTTCGTGCAGATCCGCGACATCATCAACGAAGAGCTGGAAGCTCTTTGGGCCGGTGACAAGACTGCAACCGAGGCGCTCGACGCTGCGGCCGAACGAGGCAATGCGCTGCTGCGCAAATTTGAACGCGCTGCGATGTAA
- a CDS encoding Hint domain-containing protein, which translates to MAQIANYTFDQNTNCKLIDSAGPEDNSGWLYGDAFAHGGVGHFDGHRDYGLVKPDPIFGLDQGTIAIEFTQEAPSCGNYPWNGAQTLFSTDAHGLGAEGGHLSIFINACGEIVVRHQTDDQSHYYSGGKVVPGEPVQMSYSFGPEGSVLSVNGTVVDTGCVPHHMAGDTNPIAIGAGLTSASEGTANDVRGFFNGEIDRVAIYDTIERPDNCFPCFVAGTMVLTPTGQVPIETLKPGDLVTTMDCGPQPVVCVTQTRVDARTLKHTRKSRPISVPVHAAGQPAPVHISRQHCVMMQAGDREVLVRAAHLEKVGMATQDDAASEVIYVHLLLKDHHVICADGAPCETLKAGKMADRNLRADGLDETANNLPYMLPARPILDGRQVRALHKAGKLNFARWSPHFVQVPPHTSCAVASH; encoded by the coding sequence ATGGCTCAAATCGCAAATTACACTTTTGACCAGAATACCAACTGCAAGCTGATCGATTCCGCAGGTCCGGAAGACAACAGCGGCTGGCTCTATGGAGATGCGTTCGCGCACGGCGGCGTCGGGCACTTCGACGGCCATCGCGACTATGGTCTGGTCAAACCGGATCCTATCTTTGGACTGGATCAGGGCACCATCGCCATCGAATTCACGCAGGAAGCGCCGTCTTGCGGCAACTACCCCTGGAACGGTGCACAGACGTTGTTTTCAACAGACGCGCACGGTCTGGGCGCAGAAGGCGGCCATTTGTCGATCTTCATCAATGCGTGTGGAGAAATCGTTGTGCGCCATCAGACCGACGACCAGAGCCACTATTATTCAGGCGGTAAGGTTGTTCCGGGAGAACCCGTACAGATGTCCTATTCTTTCGGCCCTGAAGGCAGCGTTCTGTCCGTGAATGGCACCGTTGTCGACACAGGATGTGTGCCACACCACATGGCTGGTGACACAAACCCGATCGCGATCGGTGCGGGTTTGACAAGCGCCTCGGAGGGCACCGCCAACGACGTGCGCGGCTTCTTCAACGGCGAAATAGACAGGGTCGCGATCTATGACACAATCGAACGGCCGGATAATTGCTTCCCCTGCTTTGTCGCAGGCACAATGGTGCTGACCCCAACAGGTCAAGTGCCCATTGAAACACTCAAGCCCGGTGATCTGGTGACCACCATGGATTGTGGTCCGCAGCCGGTGGTCTGCGTCACCCAGACGCGGGTGGATGCCCGCACCCTGAAACACACCCGCAAATCGCGCCCGATCTCTGTGCCGGTTCATGCCGCCGGTCAGCCCGCGCCAGTCCACATCTCGCGGCAGCACTGCGTCATGATGCAGGCCGGTGACCGTGAGGTTCTTGTTCGAGCCGCACACCTTGAAAAGGTCGGGATGGCAACTCAGGATGACGCAGCTTCCGAAGTGATCTATGTGCATCTGCTGCTCAAGGATCACCACGTCATCTGCGCCGATGGCGCACCATGCGAGACACTCAAGGCTGGCAAAATGGCGGACCGCAACCTGCGCGCAGACGGTTTGGACGAAACCGCGAACAACCTGCCATACATGCTGCCGGCACGCCCTATTCTGGACGGACGACAAGTCCGCGCTCTTCACAAAGCGGGTAAATTGAATTTCGCCCGCTGGAGCCCGCACTTTGTTCAGGTTCCGCCGCACACCAGTTGCGCAGTTGCCTCCCACTAG
- a CDS encoding glycosyltransferase — translation MTTAIVIGRNEGARLVACLASLREQGAEIVYVDSGSWDTSVSEARKAGALVVELERDKPFTAARARQAGFDALARTGDLPEFVMFVDGDCKVVDGWIDAGEAALRDNPDLGLVTGWRAELYPERSVYNAMCEFEWRRPAGEIAACGGDMMVRSDAFLQAGGFDPTVIAAEDDEFCVRLSKAGWSLRRIPVEMTRHDAAMLRFSQWWQRAVRTGHGFAQVGWMHPPYFRREQLRAVIYGLLLPLLLLIGLSGSAVLFLVVVALFGMNYIRTTKGLISDGLPGWEARRHARLLTLSKLPNMIGMIMFHWRRLRGRAMHIIEYK, via the coding sequence ATGACCACAGCTATCGTCATTGGCCGTAACGAGGGCGCGCGCCTCGTGGCATGTCTTGCTTCGCTCAGGGAACAAGGCGCTGAAATCGTTTATGTCGACAGCGGCAGCTGGGACACATCGGTGTCCGAAGCCCGCAAGGCAGGTGCGCTGGTCGTCGAGCTGGAACGCGACAAGCCCTTCACCGCGGCCCGCGCCCGCCAAGCTGGCTTTGATGCTTTGGCTCGCACCGGAGATCTGCCGGAATTCGTGATGTTCGTGGATGGCGACTGCAAGGTTGTTGACGGCTGGATCGATGCAGGCGAAGCCGCTTTAAGAGACAACCCGGACCTTGGCCTTGTCACGGGCTGGCGCGCAGAACTTTATCCGGAACGCTCGGTTTATAATGCCATGTGCGAATTCGAATGGCGCCGCCCTGCCGGCGAAATCGCGGCTTGTGGCGGTGACATGATGGTACGCTCCGACGCGTTCCTGCAAGCCGGTGGCTTTGACCCTACCGTGATTGCCGCCGAAGACGACGAATTCTGTGTTCGGCTTTCCAAGGCTGGATGGAGCCTGCGTCGCATTCCCGTAGAAATGACGCGTCACGACGCCGCCATGCTGCGGTTTTCACAGTGGTGGCAACGTGCGGTCCGTACCGGCCACGGCTTTGCACAGGTCGGCTGGATGCACCCGCCCTATTTCCGGCGCGAACAGTTGCGAGCCGTGATCTACGGGCTGTTGCTTCCGTTGCTCCTCCTGATCGGGCTGAGCGGGTCGGCGGTGTTGTTTCTGGTCGTTGTTGCCCTCTTTGGGATGAACTATATTCGCACGACAAAGGGTCTGATTTCTGATGGTCTGCCCGGCTGGGAAGCACGCCGTCACGCCCGTCTACTGACACTGTCCAAATTGCCCAACATGATCGGCATGATCATGTTCCATTGGCGCCGCCTGCGAGGTCGCGCCATGCACATCATCGAGTATAAGTGA
- the ugpA gene encoding sn-glycerol-3-phosphate ABC transporter permease UgpA, translating to MLKRVHFPSSPLPYLLVAPQIIITVIFFLWPASQAVYQSFLIEDAFGLSTEFVWFENFQVLLQDPLYLDAFGRTIFFSVSVAVLSMGSALILAAFADRIVRGATAYRTLLIWPYAIAPVLAGALWVFMFNPTVGIFPFVLDMVGYEWNHYLNGSQAMLLVVVAAAWKQIAYNFLFYLAAMQSIPRSVIEAAAIDGAGPVRRFFDVIFPLISPTTFFLLVINAVYAFFDTFGIIHAVTQGGPANSTTILVYKVFNDGFVGLDLGGSAAQSVILMVLVIAMTVVQFRYVERKVEY from the coding sequence ATGCTCAAGCGCGTGCATTTTCCTTCTTCGCCACTGCCCTATCTGTTGGTGGCGCCGCAAATCATCATCACGGTGATTTTCTTTCTCTGGCCTGCCAGTCAGGCTGTTTACCAGTCTTTCCTGATCGAAGACGCCTTCGGGCTGTCGACGGAGTTTGTCTGGTTCGAGAACTTTCAGGTTCTTTTGCAAGACCCTCTTTATCTGGATGCTTTCGGCCGGACGATTTTTTTCTCGGTGTCTGTCGCGGTCCTTTCGATGGGGTCAGCGTTGATCCTTGCGGCTTTTGCGGATCGCATTGTGCGCGGTGCCACAGCATATCGCACGCTGTTGATCTGGCCCTATGCGATTGCGCCGGTTCTGGCAGGTGCATTGTGGGTCTTTATGTTCAACCCGACAGTCGGCATTTTCCCATTTGTTCTGGACATGGTGGGCTATGAGTGGAACCACTATCTGAACGGATCGCAAGCGATGCTGTTGGTGGTGGTTGCCGCTGCTTGGAAGCAGATCGCCTATAACTTTCTGTTCTATCTTGCTGCGATGCAGTCCATTCCACGATCCGTGATCGAGGCGGCGGCGATTGACGGTGCAGGGCCTGTGCGCCGGTTTTTTGATGTGATCTTTCCGTTGATTTCACCAACAACGTTCTTCCTGTTGGTGATCAACGCAGTCTATGCCTTTTTCGACACCTTCGGCATCATCCATGCCGTGACGCAGGGGGGGCCTGCGAACAGTACCACCATTCTTGTCTACAAGGTTTTCAACGACGGCTTCGTCGGGCTGGATCTTGGCGGATCCGCGGCCCAATCCGTGATCCTTATGGTTCTCGTTATCGCCATGACCGTCGTCCAGTTCCGCTATGTCGAACGAAAGGTGGAATACTGA
- a CDS encoding glycosyltransferase family 4 protein, with protein MTQTSNPIAYLTGEYPRATDTFIQREVAALRDQGIPVETCSIRRTGTEHHVGEEQRSEAANTFYVLAAAKSPITLIAAQFAALARRPGGYFRALFLALRTAPPGLRGFLYQLFYFAEAAVLAQHLRKKGVGHLHNHIAKSSCTVAMLMSEMSGIPYSFTLHGPDIFFAPDHWRLDEKIARARFVACISHFCRSQAMALSDPKHWHKLHIVHCGVDPERYADTRPPSGHRLLFVGRLAPVKGLPILLRAMVPLIADFADLKLTVIGDGPGRKALEHQAQTAGIAEHVDFVGYKNQTEVAEALAETDLFVLPSFAEGVPVVLMEAMAAARPVVTTQIAGVPELVEHGQSGLLVPPGDTDALTRAIAAILADPTRAAEMGAHGRERVQAAFTVSTEAARLAQLLKVDTQ; from the coding sequence GTGACCCAGACGTCAAATCCAATTGCCTACCTGACAGGGGAATATCCCCGCGCCACGGATACTTTCATCCAGCGCGAGGTGGCAGCGTTGCGCGATCAGGGCATACCTGTCGAAACATGCTCCATACGCCGCACCGGCACTGAGCATCACGTGGGTGAGGAACAACGGTCAGAAGCGGCCAATACCTTTTATGTGCTCGCAGCGGCCAAATCGCCAATCACCCTGATCGCAGCCCAGTTCGCGGCACTTGCACGGCGGCCGGGCGGGTATTTTCGCGCGCTCTTTCTGGCTCTGAGAACCGCGCCGCCGGGGTTGCGCGGTTTTCTTTATCAACTGTTCTACTTTGCTGAAGCTGCCGTTCTCGCGCAGCACCTGCGGAAAAAGGGTGTTGGACATCTTCACAATCACATTGCCAAGTCGTCCTGCACGGTTGCGATGTTGATGTCTGAAATGTCGGGCATCCCTTATAGTTTTACCCTTCACGGACCGGACATCTTCTTTGCGCCTGATCACTGGCGGCTGGACGAAAAAATCGCGAGGGCGAGATTTGTGGCCTGTATCAGCCATTTCTGCCGCTCACAGGCGATGGCATTGTCCGACCCAAAACACTGGCACAAGTTGCACATCGTACATTGTGGCGTAGATCCGGAGCGCTATGCCGACACACGGCCACCTTCGGGGCACCGGCTGCTATTTGTCGGGCGCCTGGCTCCGGTCAAAGGTCTGCCAATCCTCTTGCGCGCAATGGTACCCCTGATTGCTGACTTTGCGGATTTGAAACTCACGGTGATCGGGGACGGTCCGGGCCGAAAGGCGTTGGAGCATCAGGCGCAGACAGCAGGCATAGCCGAGCACGTCGATTTTGTCGGCTACAAGAACCAAACCGAGGTGGCGGAAGCGCTGGCAGAAACAGACCTTTTTGTTTTGCCAAGCTTTGCCGAAGGTGTGCCCGTCGTTCTGATGGAGGCCATGGCCGCCGCACGGCCGGTGGTCACGACACAAATTGCAGGTGTGCCCGAACTCGTGGAGCACGGTCAATCGGGTCTGCTCGTGCCGCCCGGTGATACCGACGCGCTAACCCGTGCAATCGCAGCCATACTCGCCGATCCAACCCGCGCTGCCGAGATGGGCGCGCATGGGCGCGAGCGGGTTCAGGCCGCCTTTACCGTGTCCACCGAGGCTGCACGACTTGCGCAGTTGCTAAAGGTCGATACGCAATGA
- the ugpE gene encoding sn-glycerol-3-phosphate ABC transporter permease UgpE, with amino-acid sequence MVEHRPYLTILSHIILIAGVAIIALPIWITFVAATHDAVRMTQAPIPLWPGDQFWPNLNRTLFGVVQPGSEGAAVWRMLLNSLAMALMIAFGKIAISLLSAFAIVYFRFPFRMGFFWMIFITLMLPVEVRILPTFEVVANLGMLNSYWGLTVPLIASATATFMFRQVFLTIPDEMLESARIDGAGPLRFFWDILIPLSRTNIAALFVILFIYGWNQYLWPLLITTDTSMTTIVMSIKQMLEAAEQTLEWNIIMMTALLAMVPPVFVVIAMQKLFVQGLTETDK; translated from the coding sequence ATGGTCGAGCATCGCCCCTATTTGACGATCCTGTCACACATTATCCTCATTGCTGGCGTGGCAATCATTGCACTGCCGATCTGGATCACATTTGTGGCCGCTACACATGATGCTGTGCGAATGACCCAAGCGCCGATTCCGCTTTGGCCGGGGGATCAGTTCTGGCCCAATTTGAACCGCACGTTGTTTGGGGTTGTTCAGCCAGGTAGCGAAGGCGCTGCTGTCTGGCGGATGTTGCTGAACTCGCTGGCGATGGCGCTGATGATTGCCTTTGGCAAGATTGCGATTTCGCTCTTGTCGGCTTTTGCGATTGTCTACTTCCGCTTTCCTTTCCGCATGGGCTTTTTCTGGATGATTTTCATCACGCTCATGCTGCCGGTCGAAGTGCGCATTCTCCCGACTTTTGAAGTGGTGGCCAACCTCGGAATGCTGAACAGCTATTGGGGGCTGACCGTGCCGCTGATTGCTTCGGCGACTGCAACTTTCATGTTCCGTCAGGTGTTCCTGACCATTCCGGATGAAATGTTGGAAAGTGCACGGATCGACGGAGCCGGACCGCTGCGGTTTTTCTGGGACATCCTGATTCCCCTGAGCCGGACAAATATCGCAGCGCTCTTTGTGATCCTCTTTATCTATGGCTGGAACCAGTATCTCTGGCCTCTTCTCATCACGACCGACACCTCGATGACCACCATTGTCATGAGCATCAAGCAGATGCTTGAGGCCGCTGAGCAGACGCTTGAGTGGAACATCATCATGATGACCGCCCTGCTGGCGATGGTCCCGCCGGTGTTCGTAGTGATCGCAATGCAAAAGCTCTTTGTGCAAGGGCTGACCGAGACCGACAAATAG
- a CDS encoding CpsD/CapB family tyrosine-protein kinase, translating to MTDEQKQQLDDLKSAPEDNLPAVHDPDVFWDSLAVAVPDDAQLSDARVISATRDHPAHAAFDMLRTRMLQALSDNGWTRVAVTAPTRGCGSSFVTLNLAYAAARLQNTRTVVMDLDLRSPSLGEMLNVEAPDDMSAYLSGEIAPEDFLIATRPNLAFGLSAGSADNSAEMFQATMTTDVLDELGDLLQPELILFDMPPALEFDDVLAFLPNVDAVLIVAGGGVSSAEEITKVEQILSDVKPILGVMLNKADGPVSY from the coding sequence ATGACGGACGAGCAGAAACAGCAACTGGACGACCTCAAGTCCGCGCCGGAAGATAACCTTCCCGCGGTGCATGATCCCGACGTGTTTTGGGACAGCCTCGCCGTTGCTGTTCCGGACGATGCGCAACTGTCCGACGCACGCGTAATCAGCGCCACACGCGACCACCCTGCGCATGCAGCTTTTGACATGTTGCGGACCAGAATGTTGCAAGCCCTGTCAGACAATGGCTGGACCCGTGTCGCAGTTACGGCACCGACACGCGGGTGCGGCAGTTCTTTCGTGACGCTCAACCTCGCCTATGCCGCAGCAAGGCTGCAAAACACCCGCACTGTCGTGATGGATCTGGACCTGCGCTCGCCCAGCCTTGGCGAGATGTTGAACGTCGAGGCACCGGACGACATGTCCGCCTACCTCTCGGGCGAAATCGCACCCGAAGACTTCCTGATCGCCACCCGCCCAAATCTGGCGTTCGGTCTGAGTGCTGGCTCCGCAGACAACTCTGCCGAGATGTTTCAGGCAACAATGACGACAGATGTGCTCGACGAGCTCGGCGACCTGCTGCAACCCGAACTGATCCTGTTCGACATGCCCCCCGCGCTGGAGTTTGACGACGTTCTGGCCTTCCTGCCGAATGTGGATGCTGTGCTGATCGTTGCCGGTGGTGGCGTCAGCTCAGCCGAGGAAATCACCAAGGTCGAACAGATTTTGTCTGACGTGAAACCGATCCTTGGTGTGATGCTGAACAAAGCCGACGGACCAGTGTCTTACTGA